A region of Rhodospirillales bacterium DNA encodes the following proteins:
- a CDS encoding serine/threonine protein phosphatase, with amino-acid sequence MFGWFRASPQPTPSTARAPDGRVVYAIGDIHGRADLLERLLARIVEDAEETAGDAARVLVFVGDYVDRGMESRQVLERLVAGVPDGFEPVFLLGNHEEAFLGFLDGGVVAFDWFRFGGLETLYSYGVGVPRPPVDPEDVDAIRARLVAAVPPEHVAFMRACKLTHSEGDYLFAHAGIRPGVPLDKQDPDDLLWIRDEFLHSRDPHGGRVVVHGHTVTDEPEVRFNRIGIDTGAYVSGHLTCVVLSGADRRFIAT; translated from the coding sequence ATGTTCGGTTGGTTCCGCGCCTCTCCACAGCCGACGCCGTCCACGGCGCGCGCGCCCGACGGCCGCGTCGTCTACGCCATCGGCGACATCCACGGCCGCGCCGACCTGCTGGAGCGGCTGCTGGCGCGCATCGTCGAGGACGCCGAGGAGACGGCCGGCGACGCCGCCCGCGTGCTGGTGTTCGTCGGCGACTACGTCGACCGCGGCATGGAATCGCGCCAGGTGCTGGAGCGGCTGGTCGCCGGCGTGCCCGACGGCTTCGAGCCGGTGTTCCTGCTCGGCAACCACGAGGAGGCGTTCCTCGGCTTCCTCGATGGCGGCGTGGTGGCGTTCGACTGGTTCCGCTTCGGCGGGTTGGAGACGCTCTATTCCTACGGCGTCGGCGTGCCGCGGCCGCCGGTCGATCCCGAGGACGTCGACGCCATCCGCGCGCGGCTGGTCGCCGCCGTGCCGCCCGAGCACGTCGCCTTCATGCGCGCCTGCAAGCTGACCCACAGCGAGGGCGACTACCTGTTCGCGCACGCCGGCATCCGGCCGGGCGTGCCGCTCGACAAGCAGGACCCCGACGACCTGCTGTGGATCCGCGACGAGTTCCTGCACTCGCGCGATCCCCATGGCGGGCGCGTCGTGGTGCACGGCCACACCGTCACCGACGAGCCGGAGGTGCGCTTCAACCGCATCGGCATCGACACCGGCGCCTATGTCAGCGGCCATCTGACCTGCGTCGTCCTGTCCGGCGCCGACCGGCGCTTCATCGCGACGTGA